In Sphingobacterium thalpophilum, a genomic segment contains:
- the traK gene encoding conjugative transposon protein TraK, translating to MEFKTLRNIENSFRQIRLYAIVFAVLCIGVVGYAVWQSYRFAEEQRQKIYVLDNGKSLMLALSQDASINRPVEAREHVRRFHELFFTLAPDKNAIESNMKRAFNLADKSAFDYYKDLSEKGYYNRIISGNVQQRIEVDSVVCNFDTYPYAVRTYAKQFIIRSSNVTRRNLITTGYLVNSVRSDNNPQGFNIEKFAVVENRDIEVINR from the coding sequence ATGGAATTTAAAACGCTAAGAAATATCGAAAACAGCTTTAGGCAGATCCGTTTGTATGCCATTGTGTTTGCTGTTCTCTGCATCGGCGTGGTAGGATATGCCGTATGGCAATCCTACCGCTTCGCAGAAGAACAACGCCAGAAAATCTATGTGTTGGATAATGGCAAATCACTGATGCTTGCCTTATCGCAGGATGCCAGCATCAACCGACCTGTGGAAGCAAGGGAACACGTCAGACGTTTTCACGAGCTTTTTTTTACGCTTGCTCCCGATAAGAATGCCATTGAAAGCAATATGAAACGGGCATTTAACCTTGCCGACAAATCAGCTTTTGATTATTACAAAGACCTGTCGGAAAAGGGCTATTACAACCGTATCATATCCGGTAATGTGCAGCAACGCATAGAGGTGGATAGTGTCGTGTGCAACTTTGACACCTATCCCTATGCCGTGAGAACCTATGCCAAACAGTTCATCATACGGTCGAGCAACGTGACCCGGCGTAACCTGATTACCACCGGCTATCTCGTGAACTCCGTCCGTTCGGACAACAACCCGCAAGGCTTCAACATAGAAAAATTTGCAGTGGTTGAAAACAGGGATATCGAAGTTATAAACCGCTAA
- the traM gene encoding conjugative transposon protein TraM, whose amino-acid sequence MKDKENKKSVVRVTEGNPSVTADVLQDSTESKAEKLKKPLIFGLMGIVFVGCMYLIFKPSEDKKAMENIGLNDAVPQATDAGLPDDKGKAYEQEMLQQKDQEKRNALTTLSDYWNTEDSTQDNEEAFTEEEEAYGYGGGRTSGRNGNPALSSYRNMQSTLGSFYQDDNAETTELRRQLEELKEQLAEKDVPPVATVDDQLKLMEKSYEMAAKYLPKNTNTENAALDNNVTPAVSSANQKEHFVAFTPARKNTVSALYREPTDSAFLANWSETRNRGFYTAGSIEQVVQPKNSIKASVHETQTIVGETGVRLRLLEPAQTPQRTIPKGTIVTANAKFQGGRLQLKITSIELEGNIIPVDITIYDIDGQQGLYVPYSPEMNALTEMAGNMSQTSGTSVMLTQSAGQQVAADLSRGVVQGISGYFAKKVRTPKVTLKAGHQVFLVSKQ is encoded by the coding sequence ATGAAAGATAAGGAGAACAAAAAGTCGGTTGTCCGGGTAACGGAAGGAAATCCGTCGGTAACCGCTGATGTGCTGCAAGACAGCACAGAGAGCAAAGCCGAAAAGCTCAAAAAGCCACTTATATTCGGCTTGATGGGAATTGTCTTCGTGGGTTGTATGTACCTCATATTTAAACCATCCGAAGATAAAAAGGCAATGGAAAACATCGGGCTGAACGATGCCGTACCACAGGCTACGGATGCAGGGCTACCCGATGATAAAGGGAAAGCATACGAGCAGGAAATGCTTCAGCAAAAAGACCAGGAAAAACGCAACGCACTTACCACGCTTTCCGATTATTGGAACACGGAAGACAGTACACAGGACAATGAAGAAGCGTTTACCGAAGAGGAAGAAGCCTACGGATACGGCGGTGGCAGAACTTCTGGAAGAAACGGCAATCCTGCATTGAGCAGCTACCGCAATATGCAAAGCACATTGGGTTCATTCTATCAGGATGATAATGCGGAAACAACTGAACTCCGCAGGCAATTGGAGGAACTGAAGGAACAATTGGCCGAGAAAGATGTACCGCCTGTCGCCACCGTAGATGACCAACTGAAGCTAATGGAGAAATCCTATGAAATGGCGGCAAAATATCTTCCGAAGAATACGAATACAGAAAATGCTGCACTTGATAACAATGTTACTCCGGCGGTTTCGTCTGCCAACCAAAAAGAGCATTTTGTGGCGTTTACACCTGCAAGAAAAAACACCGTTTCTGCCCTGTACCGTGAGCCTACGGATAGTGCTTTCTTAGCCAATTGGAGCGAAACGAGAAATCGTGGCTTTTATACCGCAGGTTCCATTGAGCAGGTGGTACAACCCAAAAACAGTATAAAGGCAAGTGTACACGAAACACAAACGATAGTAGGCGAAACAGGTGTACGTCTTCGTTTATTGGAGCCAGCTCAAACACCACAACGAACCATTCCAAAAGGAACGATTGTAACAGCTAATGCCAAATTTCAGGGAGGGCGATTACAGCTAAAGATTACTTCAATAGAACTGGAGGGCAATATCATACCGGTAGATATAACCATTTATGACATAGACGGACAGCAAGGTTTGTATGTTCCGTATTCGCCCGAAATGAATGCCCTTACCGAAATGGCAGGCAATATGAGCCAGACTTCGGGAACCAGCGTGATGCTCACGCAGTCCGCCGGACAGCAGGTTGCCGCAGACCTTAGCCGTGGCGTGGTACAGGGCATTTCTGGCTATTTCGCCAAAAAGGTGCGCACACCCAAAGTAACCCTAAAGGCAGGCCATCAGGTCTTCCTTGTTTCCAAACAATGA
- the traN gene encoding conjugative transposon protein TraN, giving the protein MKNHFKTFWALALILGFAVQSYAQDSIKAPLALGKIEPYRMEVTYDKTSHLIFPTAIRYVDLGSEYLIAGKAEDAENVLRVKASVRDFEPETNFSVITNDGRFYSFNVYYSGYPDALSYDLLTMQKAVDKANSNDVLFEELGNNSPSLAGLLLETIYKKDKRIVKHIGSKSFGIQFILKGIYIHNGKYYFHTELRNRSNVPFQIDFVNFKVVDKKVAKRTVVQERPLIPLRTYKPLTEISGQTTEQNVFLLDQFTIANDKVLLIEIFEKNGGRQQTLQVENSDLIKARLISDMHLKF; this is encoded by the coding sequence ATGAAAAATCATTTTAAAACCTTTTGGGCTTTGGCCCTGATACTCGGCTTTGCCGTACAGTCCTACGCACAGGACAGCATCAAAGCACCGCTTGCCCTGGGCAAAATAGAACCGTACCGCATGGAAGTTACCTACGATAAAACTTCGCATTTGATTTTCCCTACCGCCATACGCTATGTGGATTTGGGAAGCGAATACCTGATTGCAGGTAAGGCGGAAGATGCGGAAAACGTACTGCGTGTAAAAGCATCGGTAAGGGATTTTGAACCCGAAACTAATTTTTCGGTCATTACCAATGACGGACGTTTTTACAGCTTCAATGTGTATTACAGTGGGTATCCCGATGCGTTGAGCTATGACCTTTTGACCATGCAGAAAGCGGTGGATAAGGCCAACAGTAATGATGTTCTTTTTGAAGAATTGGGCAACAATTCCCCGTCATTGGCGGGTTTGCTTCTGGAAACCATTTACAAGAAAGACAAACGTATTGTAAAGCATATCGGATCTAAGAGCTTCGGTATTCAGTTTATCCTGAAAGGCATTTACATCCACAACGGTAAATACTATTTCCATACGGAATTGAGAAACCGTAGCAATGTGCCTTTTCAGATTGATTTTGTCAATTTCAAAGTGGTAGATAAAAAGGTAGCCAAACGCACTGTTGTACAGGAACGCCCGTTGATACCGCTTCGTACCTACAAGCCACTCACAGAAATTTCAGGACAAACCACCGAACAGAATGTATTTCTGTTAGACCAATTCACTATTGCCAATGATAAGGTACTGTTGATTGAGATTTTTGAAAAGAACGGTGGCCGGCAGCAAACGCTTCAGGTGGAAAATTCGGATTTGATAAAAGCCCGGTTGATCAGCGATATGCACCTGAAATTTTAA
- a CDS encoding conjugal transfer protein TraO: MKKYIYTVMLVLMGITVAQAQRMLPKQKGLEISAGVLSDDKIGNDYYISAAMTVNGKNGNYQLWALEYMHQYHGYKNLRIPQETYTAEGGYSFFLLGDARKNITLNFGVTGVVGYETINRGETMLYDGAKILSEDNFIYGAGGRLTFETYLSDRFVLVLQGRTKVFWGTDLEQFRPSAGVGLRFNF, from the coding sequence ATGAAAAAGTATATCTATACCGTGATGCTCGTCCTAATGGGTATCACGGTGGCACAGGCACAAAGGATGCTGCCTAAACAGAAAGGATTGGAAATAAGTGCGGGTGTATTGTCCGATGATAAAATTGGTAACGATTATTACATCAGCGCAGCAATGACCGTGAACGGAAAGAACGGAAATTACCAGCTTTGGGCATTGGAATACATGCACCAATACCACGGCTACAAGAACCTACGCATACCGCAGGAAACCTATACTGCAGAGGGCGGCTACAGTTTCTTCCTGCTGGGTGATGCCCGAAAGAATATCACATTGAATTTCGGAGTAACTGGCGTGGTCGGTTACGAAACCATCAACCGGGGAGAAACGATGCTGTATGACGGGGCGAAAATACTGAGCGAGGACAATTTCATTTACGGAGCTGGCGGACGGCTCACATTTGAAACGTACCTGTCAGACCGATTTGTGTTAGTCCTGCAAGGACGTACAAAGGTCTTTTGGGGTACGGATCTGGAACAGTTCAGACCGTCCGCAGGTGTGGGATTAAGGTTTAACTTTTAA
- a CDS encoding DUF3872 domain-containing protein, translating to MIAIFNKFRMGLLPLYVLLAILTASVTLVSCSKDDELEIQNDFPFEVNVMPVPKDVANGQTVEIRITIQRIGNYTGTQYYLRYFQFDGTGTLRYYDEPPYLPNDLYPLPTEQFRLYYTSASTVSQSFEVWISDSFGNEKQVSFQFNSSD from the coding sequence ATGATAGCAATATTCAATAAATTCAGAATGGGGTTACTGCCATTGTATGTACTGTTGGCAATCCTCACAGCTTCGGTTACGCTGGTATCTTGCAGCAAGGATGATGAACTCGAAATACAGAACGATTTTCCTTTTGAGGTAAATGTGATGCCCGTACCAAAAGATGTTGCCAACGGGCAGACCGTGGAAATACGCATTACCATACAGCGTATCGGAAATTATACAGGTACGCAATACTATCTCAGGTATTTTCAGTTTGATGGTACTGGCACGTTGCGGTATTACGATGAACCGCCATACCTACCCAATGATTTGTACCCGCTGCCAACGGAGCAGTTCCGTTTGTATTATACTTCGGCTTCTACCGTATCACAGTCCTTTGAGGTGTGGATTTCGGATAGCTTTGGGAACGAAAAGCAAGTGAGCTTTCAGTTTAACAGTAGCGATTAA
- a CDS encoding molybdenum ABC transporter permease, translating to MDAVTSQLVMGIIPLVIGIGLIYWISRRKFYRRSPMGAEGFSSFEASVFIRFIERVGKWIAYALIILGVVVLWSYTQMKKEREKKQQELNIEQPA from the coding sequence ATGGATGCAGTTACTTCTCAATTGGTAATGGGAATTATTCCGCTTGTTATCGGAATAGGGCTTATCTACTGGATAAGCAGAAGGAAATTTTACAGGCGTAGTCCTATGGGAGCGGAGGGCTTTTCAAGTTTTGAAGCATCTGTGTTTATCCGTTTTATAGAACGTGTTGGTAAATGGATCGCCTATGCTTTAATTATTCTTGGCGTTGTTGTTCTTTGGTCTTATACACAGATGAAAAAAGAGAGGGAGAAAAAGCAACAGGAACTTAATATTGAACAGCCTGCCTAA
- a CDS encoding helix-turn-helix domain-containing protein: MDAIFPNPAISLSKFDFHRKMEQTMEVIAIQKSAFDGMTNELEALLELTENATRKYTPIFKEEKWLDNQEVCLMMNITKRTLQTYKDKGLLPYSKLNRKNYYKLSDVQALLEAGQPYNTNDNGFTNE, translated from the coding sequence ATGGATGCAATATTTCCCAATCCTGCAATAAGCCTTTCTAAATTCGACTTCCACAGAAAAATGGAGCAGACTATGGAAGTTATCGCAATACAGAAATCCGCATTTGACGGAATGACAAATGAGTTGGAAGCACTTTTGGAACTGACCGAAAACGCTACTCGGAAATATACCCCGATTTTCAAAGAAGAGAAATGGCTGGATAACCAGGAAGTGTGTTTGATGATGAACATTACCAAACGAACATTGCAGACCTATAAGGATAAGGGTTTGTTGCCTTACTCTAAATTAAACCGCAAGAATTATTACAAACTCTCGGATGTACAGGCTTTGCTCGAAGCCGGACAGCCGTATAATACCAACGACAATGGATTTACTAACGAATGA
- a CDS encoding helix-turn-helix domain-containing protein, with protein sequence MDLLTNDTQEIIAHQEMITQLKKRIEIILKNYRPVMNGEIYLSGEDVCKLLHISKRTLQQYRDDTILPYIQIGGKIIYKESDILHILEKNYTG encoded by the coding sequence ATGGATTTACTAACGAATGATACCCAAGAAATCATCGCCCATCAGGAGATGATAACGCAATTGAAAAAGCGTATCGAAATAATCTTGAAAAATTATCGCCCTGTAATGAACGGGGAAATTTACTTATCGGGTGAAGATGTGTGTAAGTTGTTACATATTAGTAAACGGACGTTACAGCAATACCGGGATGACACAATATTGCCATACATTCAAATTGGTGGTAAGATTATTTACAAAGAATCAGATATACTACATATTCTGGAAAAGAACTATACGGGTTGA
- a CDS encoding YoaK family protein: MFRHKGKGRTYSHNLKLASILSGVAGIVNITSVLELNTLTTNVTGHFAFFSEELVLKDYRMAFAYLFYILFFLFGAFASSLIMEWVSRYKQQATYVIPISIEVFILFVISFSSFLLTKEPFPYSILLASALLFAMGLQNALVTRVSQSVVRTTHLTGLFTDLGIELSQMLFYKERSERMQLSKSIYLKLAIICCFFSGGIIGGFIFPYLELRTLLIAVGLLLFALWYDRLLFRYYILKRRFRDHH; encoded by the coding sequence ATGTTCAGACATAAAGGGAAAGGTCGCACTTATTCCCACAATCTTAAATTAGCTTCCATCTTATCGGGTGTTGCAGGTATTGTAAACATTACGAGCGTTTTGGAATTGAATACATTAACAACAAATGTTACAGGTCATTTCGCTTTCTTTTCAGAAGAACTTGTTTTGAAGGATTACAGAATGGCATTTGCTTATTTGTTCTATATATTATTTTTTCTGTTCGGAGCTTTTGCTTCCAGCCTAATCATGGAATGGGTATCAAGATATAAGCAACAAGCTACTTATGTAATCCCTATATCTATAGAGGTCTTTATACTATTTGTTATTAGTTTCTCTTCCTTTCTGCTGACAAAAGAACCTTTTCCGTATTCTATTCTTTTAGCTTCAGCTTTACTGTTCGCTATGGGCTTACAAAACGCATTGGTAACACGTGTGTCTCAATCAGTAGTAAGAACAACCCATCTAACAGGCCTATTTACGGATCTTGGTATTGAATTATCACAAATGTTATTTTATAAGGAACGTTCCGAGCGTATGCAACTAAGTAAAAGCATCTATCTGAAACTAGCCATTATTTGTTGTTTCTTTTCAGGAGGAATAATTGGAGGATTTATATTTCCATATCTTGAATTAAGAACGCTTTTGATTGCTGTAGGATTATTGCTGTTTGCCTTATGGTATGACAGACTCTTATTTAGATACTATATATTAAAACGAAGATTCAGAGATCATCACTAA